A region from the Sandaracinus amylolyticus genome encodes:
- a CDS encoding ABC transporter ATP-binding protein: MKQEQRDLASLLRDREQLLAALRHSARTFGLVWSTHRPLGAALLALGALGAALPAGIAWTGHWIVDAIQRAVEHPEARREVLIAVAVELALVLASNAIKRVQSVVHGLLRALVAERANEMILEKALDLELVDFENPSFYDTLSQARQGASHYPLGHVMNVLSLAQSVLALFGLAALLIPLSPLAVLVLIVAAIPQFVVETRFSRDAFRLFRWRSEETRKQNYLETVLASADHAKETKLFGLGDMLLEKYRAIFWKLWKEDRDQTIRRGAWGLAIGALGTLAFYGIYAWIAWQAAQGAISLADMTMYLLVFRQGQDTLRNVFSGASTLYDDLLYLDAFWEFLDHRDEEAPRGTATSGPDPSDGVRFENVWYTYPGAKEPALRGVSLHLPPRRKLALVGENGAGKTTIIKLLTRLYRPTEGRITLDGLPLDEWDERALRRRMGVIFQDFVQYQWLVGENIGVGDVSAFDDEARWKEAAEKGSASDFVPSLPKGFHTQLGHWFEDGQELSLGQWQKIALSRAFMRRDADILVLDEPTASMDAEAEARIFARFRALTEQRTAVLISHRFSTVRMADRIAVIEGGVVIEHGSHDELMALGGRYARLFTLQAQGYR; the protein is encoded by the coding sequence ATGAAGCAGGAGCAGCGAGACCTCGCCTCGCTCCTCCGCGACCGCGAGCAGCTCCTCGCCGCGCTGCGCCACTCGGCGCGCACGTTCGGCCTCGTCTGGAGCACACACCGCCCGCTCGGCGCCGCGCTGCTCGCGCTCGGCGCGCTCGGCGCCGCGCTTCCAGCCGGGATCGCGTGGACGGGCCACTGGATCGTCGACGCGATCCAGCGCGCGGTCGAGCACCCCGAGGCGCGCCGCGAGGTGCTGATCGCGGTCGCGGTCGAGCTCGCGCTCGTCCTCGCCTCGAACGCGATCAAGCGCGTGCAGAGCGTCGTCCACGGCCTCCTCCGCGCGCTCGTCGCGGAGCGCGCGAACGAGATGATCCTCGAGAAGGCGCTCGACCTCGAGCTCGTCGACTTCGAGAACCCGAGCTTCTACGACACGCTCTCGCAAGCCCGCCAAGGCGCGTCGCACTACCCGCTCGGGCACGTCATGAACGTGCTGAGCCTCGCGCAGAGCGTGCTCGCGCTGTTCGGCCTCGCCGCGCTGCTGATCCCGCTCTCGCCGCTCGCGGTGCTCGTGCTGATCGTCGCCGCGATCCCGCAGTTCGTCGTCGAGACGCGCTTCAGCCGCGACGCGTTCCGGCTCTTCCGCTGGCGCTCCGAGGAGACGCGCAAGCAGAACTACCTCGAGACCGTCCTCGCGAGCGCCGATCACGCGAAGGAAACGAAGCTCTTCGGGCTCGGCGACATGCTGCTCGAGAAGTACCGCGCGATCTTCTGGAAGCTCTGGAAGGAAGACCGCGACCAGACGATCCGCCGCGGCGCGTGGGGCCTCGCGATCGGCGCGCTCGGCACGCTCGCGTTCTACGGCATCTACGCGTGGATCGCGTGGCAGGCGGCGCAGGGCGCGATCTCGCTCGCGGACATGACGATGTACCTGCTCGTGTTCCGCCAGGGCCAGGACACGCTGCGCAACGTCTTCTCGGGCGCCTCCACGCTCTACGACGACCTGCTCTACCTCGACGCGTTCTGGGAGTTCCTCGATCACCGCGACGAGGAGGCCCCGCGCGGCACCGCGACGAGCGGCCCGGACCCGAGCGACGGAGTCCGCTTCGAGAACGTCTGGTACACGTACCCCGGCGCGAAGGAGCCCGCGCTGCGCGGCGTCAGCCTGCACCTGCCGCCGCGTCGCAAGCTCGCGCTCGTCGGCGAGAACGGCGCGGGCAAGACGACCATCATCAAGCTCCTGACGCGGCTCTATCGCCCGACCGAGGGCCGCATCACGCTCGACGGCCTGCCGCTCGACGAGTGGGACGAGCGCGCGCTGCGCCGTCGCATGGGCGTCATCTTCCAGGACTTCGTCCAGTACCAGTGGCTCGTCGGCGAGAACATCGGCGTCGGCGACGTGAGCGCGTTCGACGACGAGGCGCGCTGGAAGGAAGCCGCCGAGAAGGGCTCCGCGAGCGACTTCGTCCCTTCGCTCCCGAAGGGCTTCCACACCCAGCTCGGCCACTGGTTCGAAGACGGCCAGGAGCTCTCGCTCGGGCAGTGGCAGAAAATCGCCCTCTCGCGCGCGTTCATGCGCCGCGACGCGGACATCCTGGTGCTCGACGAGCCCACGGCGTCGATGGACGCAGAGGCGGAGGCGCGCATCTTCGCCCGCTTCCGTGCGCTCACCGAGCAGCGGACCGCCGTCTTGATCTCGCACCGGTTCAGCACGGTGCGTATGGCGGATCGCATCGCGGTCATCGAGGGCGGCGTCGTGATCGAGCACGGATCGCACGACGAGCTCATGGCCCTCGGCGGTCGCTATGCCCGTCTGTTCACGCTACAGGCCCAGGGCTATCGATGA
- a CDS encoding alpha/beta fold hydrolase, producing the protein MRYEAWRASGREIELDGMRVFLRERGEGRALVFLHGFPTTSFDWADVIARLETRFRCVAFDFLGFGGTPPVARIDYAAQCDLAERVMRASGITRCVIVAHDYAVSVAQELLARRREGARSGIEIDGVVFMNGAIEPTLHRALPVQKLLAGPLGPWLAPVLVTKRTFARSMARLITRMDRFDVDEHWRGVRAHAARAPRLLHYIAERRVHAERWRAAFRDRSVPIALVWGTRDPVSGGHVLAWAREARPDAEIVALDVGHYPQVEATEDCVAAIERFVARVG; encoded by the coding sequence ATGCGATACGAGGCGTGGCGCGCGAGCGGGCGCGAGATCGAGCTCGACGGGATGCGGGTCTTCTTGCGCGAACGCGGGGAAGGGCGCGCGCTCGTCTTCCTCCACGGGTTCCCGACGACGAGCTTCGACTGGGCGGACGTGATCGCGCGATTGGAGACGCGCTTCCGGTGCGTCGCGTTCGATTTCCTGGGGTTCGGTGGGACGCCTCCGGTCGCGCGCATCGACTACGCGGCGCAGTGCGATCTCGCGGAGCGTGTGATGCGCGCGAGCGGGATCACGCGGTGCGTGATCGTCGCGCACGACTACGCGGTGTCGGTCGCGCAGGAGCTGCTCGCGCGACGGCGCGAGGGCGCGCGCTCGGGGATCGAGATCGACGGCGTCGTCTTCATGAACGGCGCGATCGAGCCGACGCTGCATCGCGCGCTGCCGGTGCAGAAGCTGCTCGCGGGGCCGCTCGGTCCGTGGCTCGCGCCGGTGCTGGTGACCAAGCGGACGTTCGCGCGATCGATGGCGCGGCTGATCACGCGGATGGATCGCTTCGACGTCGACGAGCACTGGCGCGGGGTGCGCGCGCACGCGGCGCGCGCGCCGCGGCTCTTGCACTACATCGCCGAGCGGAGGGTGCACGCGGAGCGATGGCGCGCCGCGTTCCGCGATCGCTCGGTGCCGATCGCGCTGGTGTGGGGGACGCGCGATCCGGTGTCGGGAGGGCACGTGCTCGCGTGGGCCCGTGAGGCGCGACCGGACGCGGAGATCGTCGCGCTCGACGTCGGGCACTACCCGCAGGTCGAAGCCACCGAGGACTGCGTCGCGGCGATCGAGCGCTTCGTGGCGCGCGTCGGTTGA